From Acinonyx jubatus isolate Ajub_Pintada_27869175 chromosome E2, VMU_Ajub_asm_v1.0, whole genome shotgun sequence:
cATGATTATTGTAGCAATAAATACGTCAGGGCTTTTACAGCCCATTTTTTGCCCCAGTATGACTGGGCCCCTCCCTTATGGCAACGTTGTGATATAGAAAATagcaagaggggcacctgggtggcccagttggttgggcggccaacttcggctcaggtcatgatctcatgatccgtgagttcgagccctgcctcaggctctgtgctgacaactcagagcctggagcctgctttggattctgtgtacccccaatgccctctctctgcccctcccccactcgtgctctgtcttgctttctcaaaaataaataaatgttaaaaaataaaaagaaaaggggcgcctgggtggtgcagtcggttaagcgtctggcttcagccaggtcacgatctcgcggaccgtgagttcgagccccgcgtcgggctctgggctgatggctcggagcctggagcctgtttccgagtctgtgtctccctctctgtctgcccctcccccgttcatgctctgtctctctctgtcccaaaaataaataaaaacgttgaaaaaaaaattaaaaaaaaaaataaaaagaaaaaagaaaatagcaagaaaCTCACCCTAATGTAGTTTACTTTTTAAGGTTTTCACTCCTCTctacaggtcttttttttttttaattttttatttaaaaaaatttttttaatgtttatttcttattgagagagagtgcgagcaggggagggtcagagagagagagggagacacagaatctgaagcaggctccaggctctgagctgtcagcacagagcccgacgtggggctcaaacccacaaaccacgagatcatgacctgagccgaagtcggacactcaaccgactgagccacccaggcacccctttaatttaattttttttaagtaggctccacacacaacgggggcttggactcacaactctcagatcaagagtagcatgctctatttactgagccacccaggtaccccactacAGTTGTCTTCTTTTGTTTACTCAAATTTACTGACTTCGTGtgtttgattttgttattttgtcaAGCATTTTTAGTTGATATCAGTCAGAGAGGGAAATGACTATAAGGGATTTACATCACTGTGATGGAACTAGAACTTCTTCAATTAAGGAATTATTTAACagtgaaattatatttcatttattttctcttgtgtcATTGTGGACTCGTTGCTTTTTATAGTGTTTATATTTATCACAATCATTTTTATGCTACTATTTTCACAGTGTTGGCCAGTCATACTTCTGTAAGTctttgacattttcatttcttttttgcctaAGATTTCTAGGTTCACCTTTTTTGACCTGttccaaattgttttctttatgtaaCCATGCTAGATCCATATAATGGATATCATTTTTAGAAATGATAATTTAGAAGTTAAAGAATACTCattacaactattttttttttgacaactttttctcttctattgtAATTGGTCTGTTTAAGCCTTCTAGGTGATTTTTTGGtgaattttgatgaatttttctagaaaattatccaTTCCATTATTTCAGAAGTATTAGTGATGTATTCAAAGTATtcaaaatttcagtaaaattcattttagttttgcatttcccccttaatcatttcttcttattttttgtttttacttctttttgattGGTTTGGCTAATGTttacttcttgatttttaaagcaCCAGCTTTTTATTTGTTACTACTACACTTTTCTAACTCATTACATTGTgctcttaatttgttttttctttcttttagtttgcTTGTTTTCTAAGTTTTGGAATTGGTTCCTtgactcatttatttcttccattttaatagCAACAATTACTTAAATCTTTGAATTCTCTGAGTGCTCAAATTGAATGCCTAAAATTCTAGTATGTacttattttctctattgtaCCCTTTCCgtttttttatttccatacttTCCAGTTTTATTCTGGAGAGGGTACTTCCGTTTCGACATCaaatgtgttttggttttctggTATTGTTACTAATTCCTGTTGTTACTTGGTTTTGGAGAGAAAGTGTTTGTATTATCTCAGAATTTGGTACATACTATACTTacaagaatctactcctgaagccaagagtacactgtatgttagctgacttaataatttaaaaaaaagatggcatttcTTGTCCCCAAGTCTCTTCCCACTCATTCAGCACATAGAAATTTTTTCAAGatatcctttcatattttttgttattCTGCAGGCTATGTCTGTTCAAATATGTTTTTCACATAGTTCCTGTAACtctttttccagatttctttgcTCTATACTTGAGTTTCACTTCTTTTCCTCAAAATACCCAACTGCTCAAAATCCATAAGACTTTTAGCAGGGTGTATACTTCATCCCTGTCTGAAAATTCATTGACAGACTTGTAGAAAAGGACCTGAGAAAAGATATGAAGGAATAAAACAGTTGGAAAATTTGTAGAATGGGTACCTAATAAGAAAAAGCTCagtgaaaataagcaaacaagaacttttattattttatttaaaatgagaacaaagaaatgCACACATGGCTGTGCATTAGAGGGAATGACcacaatatttgtattttattatttttcttaattttttttaatgtttttattttatttttgagagagagacacggagcaggggaagggcagagagagacggagacagagtttgaagcaggctctaggctctgagctatcagtgcagagcccagcatggggtttgaactcacagactgcaagatcatgacctgaaccgaagtcagtcgcccaaccgactgagccacccaggcgccccaatatttgtattttaaagggaaaatatagtTGGAGAAAGATCAGGTATAAATAGTTGccatgttttacacacacacacacacacacacacacacacggaaactGATACTGGAGAGAATACATTAAATCATTGTAGTAACGTAATAAATGCGTTATGGAGACATTGTCAGTAGTAATGCAAACTGTATAGCTGATTTTGGGGAATACTCTCTAGAGTATTCATCTTTCATAGGTaacgtttttaatttttaaagaaatttactaTAAAATACTTATcaccaggaaaacaaaatgtttttctcatttcttttagaCTTGGagtcaaaatatgaaataatcaGCTGTGAAAAAGTACACGTTTATAAAAAACATTCACCTCTTACTCTACGTCAGAAAATTCATACtagagagaaaccctatgaatgtgacaaatgtgggaaggcctttagtCGACATACAGACCTTATAgtacatcagagaattcatactggtgagaaaccctatgaatgtgaACAGTGTGGAAAGTCCTTTAATCGTGCATCCAACCTTCTgcaacatcagagaattcatactggtgaaAAACCTTATAAATGTGAGCAATGTGGAATGACGTCTAGTCGTAGGATGGACCTTAGAgttcatcagagaattcacactggtgagaaaccctatgaatgtgaacaatgtgggaaagcctttagtcGTGCCTCACATCTTACTCAACATGGGAGagttcatactggtgagaaagcCTATgtatgtaatgaatgtgggaaggcctttagtCAGGGTGGAAGACTTAAAatacatcagagaattcatactggtgagaaaccctatgaatgtaaggaatgtgggaaggctttTAATCAAGCCTCTCATCTTGTGCAACATGacagaattcatactggtgaaAAACCCTATGAGTGTCATGAGTGTGGGATGACCTTTAGTCGTGGTATAGATCTAAGAGTACATCATagaattcatactggtgagaaaccatatgaatgtaaggaatgtgggaaggcctttcgTCGTGCCTCAAATCTTGTTCAGCATGAGAGAATTCATACTGGGgagaagccctatgaatgtaaggaatgtgggatgACATTTAGTCGTGGTTATCAGCTCATTCCACATCAGAGAGTGCATATTGGTAtaaaaccctatgaatgtaatgaatgtgggaaggcctttagtCATGCTTCAGCACTTATTCAACAtgagagaattcatactggtgagaaaccctataaatgtaaagaatgtgggaaagcctttattcATGGTGGAAGCCTAAGAATGCATCATagaattcatactggtgagaaaccctatgaatgtaaagaatgtgggaagGCTTTTAGTCGCACCTCAAACCTTGTTAGGCATGAGAGAATTCATACAGGTGAGAAACcatatgaatgtaaggaatgttgGAAGGCCTTTAGTCATATTGAAAGCCTCAGAGTACATCATagaattcatactggtgagaagcCCCATGAATGTAAAGAGTGTGGGAAGGCTTTTAGTAGTGGCCATCAACTAATTGTACATCAGAGatttcatactggtgagaaaccctatgaatgtaaggaatgtgggaaggctttTAGTGTGTATGGGCGACTTACTAGACACCAGAGTATTCACAGTGGTGAGAAACCTTTTGAATGTAACACATGTGAGAAGTCCTTTAGGCTTAGGTCAAGTCTTAAAgtacatcagagaattcatactggagagaaggCTTATGAATATAAGGACTGTGGAAAGGCATATATATGCAGTAGAGAATGTATAGTACATAAGTGATTTATAATACTGAGAAACAGTGTGAATGTAAGGAATATGGGAGTACTTTTAGGTATGGTTCAGTTTTTATAAGACATTAAGCAATTTATACTGGCGAGAActccttaaaatgtaaataatgtttgGAATTTTTGTTATGTCTCAAATGTTCagattaataaatttataatgtatttttatacaaCAGGGAAGACTTTACTAGCATTTCTCTATTTACAGATTATCAGAATACTCATCTTGGAGGAAAATTCAGAGAATGTGGATATTCCCTTGTTTTTTATGCTTTATAAAAGCTCTCCAGCCCTCATCAATTATTGTTAAATTTGAGGAAACGCATACCACAGAAAACCCCTGTTGATCTAACAAAAACCATAGTGATTGTCATTTGATGCTTTACAGCCTGTATGACGTTGGGCAAGATATTATCCCTGTGGGAGTCATTTATAAGTGGTGATAACAGTACTTGCATTATAGTGCTGTTTTTGGAGTAGAAAACTTGGAAAGCTATCTTAAACATAGTCTCTATTCACTAAGTATtagatactatttttaatattatttgtattaCTATTAGTGAATTATTAAGAGACCAAGTCAATATGGGTGTAATGAACTTAGAAAATCTTTATTCCTAAGTAATTACTTGTGCCTTTTtgagttttaagtattttttgtGCACAAAGTCTAGTAGAATATGAAAATCATGAGGATTTAAAACGTGAGTTTTATTGGAAGACTGACATTGATTTGTTTACATACCACCTATGGATGCTTTCATACTCCTCTGGCACAGCTGAATACCTGCAGCAGAGGCCATATGGCtgacaaagcctaaaatatttactgtctggttcTTCACAAAAATTTTGCCAGTACCTGTTTTAGAATAACATCCCCACCAATTTTTCATTACTTTGGATTTTCCAAGAGTATGAGAAAGTTGTCTTACTGAATGGTCCCATgttctgggtttttaaaattatttctttgtggGTCATTTATCCTGTTCTTCTATCTCTAATCGTTCTagtaaattaaaagttaaatgaagagGTTTAATTGAGTCAATGTGGTGAATGTTAAGAAACATATAATGTTGAGTTTCCCTACTTTTAATGATGTTGGATGTTAATACCTGGTTATAGTAATGACTGCTAGATCTCTCCATTGTAGAAATCCATTTTATAGTTACTCATCTGCATGGTAATATTTTATCACCTCCTTTTGCAAATTGATAATCCTCATGTATAAGTTCTGAATTAAACAGAGAATTGAAATTAGGGTCTATTCAGAAAGGAGTGATAATGAAATGCTTATATGCCAGAACTTGGGGATGTTATCAGTTTTATTGTACTCATTGGAAATTTAATAAATTGCTCACGGCTTTATCCCAGATCATACATACCCATTGTTTGCCACTTAGTAGGTattgacaaaattgataaaataattagataacaattaattaaaaatttgtagaataaaaattttacaaagctagaaataaaatgacttaaatCTAAGCCAATATAAGAAAgcaattaataaaactaaaattattagAGCCTATTGATTGTTAATCAGATAGTACTCTAACAGCTTTGGgttttttctgtgaaaaacaaTACATCTAgaagtagagtttagtgatttaGAAATGGAACAGGAatcttgaaaaaatgttttttaactttaaaatttttctgttagAAGTATGTTAACATCAGATAGGCTGTGATAAATCTGgtcaagataaaaataagaatgattacATTATAGTATCA
This genomic window contains:
- the LOC106980266 gene encoding zinc finger protein 420 isoform X4 is translated as MAHRSVTFRDVAIYFSQQEWEYLDSVQKNLYRDVMMENYDNLVSLAEHSISKPDVITLLEQRKEPWMVVGEDTKRWCTDLESKYEIISCEKVHVYKKHSPLTLRQKIHTREKPYECDKCGKAFSRHTDLIVHQRIHTGEKPYECEQCGKSFNRASNLLQHQRIHTGEKPYKCEQCGMTSSRRMDLRVHQRIHTGEKPYECEQCGKAFSRASHLTQHGRVHTGEKAYVCNECGKAFSQGGRLKIHQRIHTGEKPYECKECGKAFNQASHLVQHDRIHTGEKPYECHECGMTFSRGIDLRVHHRIHTGEKPYECKECGKAFRRASNLVQHERIHTGEKPYECKECGMTFSRGYQLIPHQRVHIGIKPYECNECGKAFSHASALIQHERIHTGEKPYKCKECGKAFIHGGSLRMHHRIHTGEKPYECKECGKAFSRTSNLVRHERIHTGEKPYECKECWKAFSHIESLRVHHRIHTGEKPHECKECGKAFSSGHQLIVHQRFHTGEKPYECKECGKAFSVYGRLTRHQSIHSGEKPFECNTCEKSFRLRSSLKVHQRIHTGEKAYEYKDCGKAYICSRECIVHK
- the LOC106980266 gene encoding zinc finger protein 420 isoform X5, yielding MAHRSVTFRDVAIYFSQQEWEYLDSVQKNLYRDVMMENYDNLVSLEHSISKPDVITLLEQRKEPWMVVGEDTKRWCTDLESKYEIISCEKVHVYKKHSPLTLRQKIHTREKPYECDKCGKAFSRHTDLIVHQRIHTGEKPYECEQCGKSFNRASNLLQHQRIHTGEKPYKCEQCGMTSSRRMDLRVHQRIHTGEKPYECEQCGKAFSRASHLTQHGRVHTGEKAYVCNECGKAFSQGGRLKIHQRIHTGEKPYECKECGKAFNQASHLVQHDRIHTGEKPYECHECGMTFSRGIDLRVHHRIHTGEKPYECKECGKAFRRASNLVQHERIHTGEKPYECKECGMTFSRGYQLIPHQRVHIGIKPYECNECGKAFSHASALIQHERIHTGEKPYKCKECGKAFIHGGSLRMHHRIHTGEKPYECKECGKAFSRTSNLVRHERIHTGEKPYECKECWKAFSHIESLRVHHRIHTGEKPHECKECGKAFSSGHQLIVHQRFHTGEKPYECKECGKAFSVYGRLTRHQSIHSGEKPFECNTCEKSFRLRSSLKVHQRIHTGEKAYEYKDCGKAYICSRECIVHK